Genomic window (Deltaproteobacteria bacterium PRO3):
AGCACCTTGCGGACGTAGTCCTGCGTCTCGCCGTAGGGGATCTCCTCGACGAACTCGTCCCAGTCGAGGCCGGCGCGCGATTTGGCCCAGCGTTCGACCGCGTTGGGTCCGGCGTTGTAGCTGGCGATGGTGTGGATCAGGTTGCCGCCGAAGCGCTGGAGGTTCATCGTTAGGTATTGGACCCCGTACTCGATGTTGACGACGGGGCGGTAGAGGTCTTCCGGCGTGAAGCCGCTGCGGCCCAGGGCCCGGGCGATCTCGTAGCCGGTGGGCGGGATGATCTGCATCAGGCCGATGGCCTGGGCCGAGCTGACCACGGAGGGACGGAAGTGGCTCTCCTCGCGCATGATGGCCCAGGCGAGCTGCATGGGCAGGCCTCGGGTCTGGCTGAACAGCGAGACCAACGTCGCGTAGGCCGGGGGGTACTTCGTGTTCCAGCGCGCGTCGCCCTCGTCGCTGGCCTCGACCCCGTTGCCGCCGTTGTCCGCGGCGAAGCGGATCCTCGCGAATTCTTCCCCGACGCCCTCGCGGTTGCCGACGAAGTCCAGCTCGGCCAGAAAATCCTCCCAGAGTCCGACCAAGAGCAGCTCGCGCAGCCGCTGCACGGCGCCGCGGCCCTCCTGGTTTTCGATCCCGGCCAGTGAAAAGGGGACGGGGACCTTCAATCGGGGGAGGTCGGAGACTGCGCCGTGGCGCGGCGCCGCCTCGGGGGCCCAGGCCTTCTCGAGGCGTTTTTGGCTTAAGAAACCGTAATAAGTGAGACCGTCCTCCCGCGCGATCGCCTCGTAGGCGGCCTTGGCCTCGCCCTGGCGCCCCTGCCTTTCGAGGGCCCGGGCCCGCCAGTAGGCCGCGCGCTTGGCGGTCTTGGCCTTGCCGGCGTTTTCCCGCAGGCCGCCGAAGAGCTCGTAGGCGACGTCGTATTTGCCCAGACGGTAGTGATTCCAGGCGAGGAACCACTCGATCGCGTCCCGTTTCGGGTGATTGGGGTAGCGCTCCAACAGCTCGCCGAAGGCCGCGTTGGCCTCCTCCAGCTTGCCCTGGTCCATCTTCAAAAAGGCGATCTTGTAGCGGATGTCCGCGAGGTTGGCGCCGGGCTCGGCCTCCAGCTCGCGGTAGACCGCGATGGCGGCGTCGAATTGGTCGCTGCGCGCGTAGGCCTTGGCCAAGTCGCCGCGGTCCTTGGGGTCGCCCAGCTCGGCCAGCAGGCGCGCGGCCTCCGGGTAGCGCCGGGCCTTGAAGTAGGCCTCGGCCTTGTCGCCAAGGTCGAGGAGGCATTGGGCGCGGTCGAAGCGCAGCCGGTAGGTCCGGGCGGCGGAGGTCTCGTGCTGGATGAGGGCGTTGAGCCGGTCGATCGCGGTGCCGCGGTCGCCGGCCTTGCAGTAGGCGAGGCTGAGCTCGCGGGCGACGCCCTGGGAGAGGCGCGGCGGCAGGACGCGGGCGGAGAGCTCGGAGAAAAGGCGGATCGATTCTTGGGTCTTGCCGGACTCGCGCAGCGCGACGGCGAGGTAGTAGTCGACGTAGTCGCGAAGCACGGCGTAATCCTTGCGGACTTCCTCGAAGAGGTCGATGGCCTTGGTATAATTTTTCGCCTTGAGATTCAGGTAGGCCGCCATGAACTTCAGCCGCAGCTGCCAGGGGCCCTTCGCCTTCTTGTCCGAGAGGCCCTCGAGGAACTGCAAGGCCTGCGAGAATTTCCCGCCCAGGACGAGCTGGGAGAGAGTGCGGGTGGAGGTCTCGGCGTGCTTTTTTTCTTTGGGTTTGGCGGAGAGGGATGCGGTTTCGATGGAGACGAAAATGAGTGCTAAAACGGCGGCGCCGAGGCGAAGGACGGGTTGAAGTCGAGGAAATCGCACGGCCCAGAAATACCGAAATTTTTCCACGAAACAAAACTAAATATTCCGTTTTTTGTTGGGGCGAACCTTGTGTTCGCCCCCGGGCAAGGAATCGTGCATTAGGCGCAATTTCGTATACGCGTCAGCCGTCGCGTAGGAGGGCGAACACAAGGTTCGCCCCTACGGATACGGAGAGAAGTCCTGAAACCGCTAGAATGACGTGCCCAGCGACAAGATCAAGGTTCCGTTGGTGATTGATGCGTTGGTGATCGGGTCTTTCAGGCCTTGGATAAACTGCCGGCCCGAGACGATGATGCCGTAGCCGAGCCGCGCGGTGATCGGGAGGCCGTAGCCGATGACGAAGTCCCCGCGCAACTCGGCGCCCACGCCGAGCAGGAAG
Coding sequences:
- a CDS encoding tetratricopeptide repeat protein gives rise to the protein MRFPRLQPVLRLGAAVLALIFVSIETASLSAKPKEKKHAETSTRTLSQLVLGGKFSQALQFLEGLSDKKAKGPWQLRLKFMAAYLNLKAKNYTKAIDLFEEVRKDYAVLRDYVDYYLAVALRESGKTQESIRLFSELSARVLPPRLSQGVARELSLAYCKAGDRGTAIDRLNALIQHETSAARTYRLRFDRAQCLLDLGDKAEAYFKARRYPEAARLLAELGDPKDRGDLAKAYARSDQFDAAIAVYRELEAEPGANLADIRYKIAFLKMDQGKLEEANAAFGELLERYPNHPKRDAIEWFLAWNHYRLGKYDVAYELFGGLRENAGKAKTAKRAAYWRARALERQGRQGEAKAAYEAIAREDGLTYYGFLSQKRLEKAWAPEAAPRHGAVSDLPRLKVPVPFSLAGIENQEGRGAVQRLRELLLVGLWEDFLAELDFVGNREGVGEEFARIRFAADNGGNGVEASDEGDARWNTKYPPAYATLVSLFSQTRGLPMQLAWAIMREESHFRPSVVSSAQAIGLMQIIPPTGYEIARALGRSGFTPEDLYRPVVNIEYGVQYLTMNLQRFGGNLIHTIASYNAGPNAVERWAKSRAGLDWDEFVEEIPYGETQDYVRKVLRSHYLYGLLYGLSSP